In Rhodospirillaceae bacterium, the DNA window CTAGAAGGTAGTGGACTGCGTACCTTTGTATACTGGTCAGCGAGTTAGTCTCACGAGCGAGCTTTAAGCCGATAGGTGGAGGCGTAGCGAAAGCGAGTCTGAATTAGGCGAGTGTTCGTGGATTGGGACCTGAAACCGAAGGATCTAGCCATAGCTTCAGGTTGAAGGATGGTAACACCAGTCGGAGGACTGAACCCACGCCTGTTGAAAAACGTAGGGATGAGCCGTGGTTAGGGTGAAAGGCCAATCAAACTTGCTGATAGCTGGTTCTCCGCGAAAACTATTTAGGTAGTGCCTTTGAGGAATACCACCGGGGTAGAGCAATGAATGTACTAGGAGGCCCAGAGCTGCATTAATCCAACTAAACCCGAATACCCGGGAGAGAATTAAGAGAAAGACTTATGGAAGTTAACGGCCCAAGTCGTGAGTGGAAAGAACCCAGACCGCCATCTAAGGTCCCCAAATCATGCTAAAGTTGGAAAGGATGTGGGAAGGCCAAAACACCGGAGTTGCTTAGAAGCAGCCATCTTTTAAAGAAAGCGTAATAGCTCACTGGTCTAAAAAGTCGTCTTGCGGCGAAAATGTACCGGGGATCAAGTCATGCACCGAACGCTTTAGGTTTGTCTATGGAGCAAGCGGTAGCGGAGCGTTCTGTATGCCTGCGAAGGTGTCCTGTAAGGAATGCTGGAGGTATCGAAGTGAGAATGCGACACGAGTAGCGATAAAAAGAGGAGAAACATTTTCGCCGAAAGTCCAAGGGTTCCCGCCGTAAGGTTAATCTGCGCAGGGTGAGTCGGCCCTAAGGTGAGGCTGAAAGGCGTAGCCGATGGGAACCTGGTTAATATTCTGGACTGGAGAAGTGACGGATGCGTGGATTGTTCTCCTGATGGATTGGTGATGGGCTGTGAAGGAGTTCCAGGAAATGGCATCTCCATAAAGACCGTACCTAAACCGACCAAGGTGGGAAGGTAGAGTATACCAAGGCGCTTGAGAGAACGATGCTAGGAACTAGGCAAATTGCATCTGTAACTTGGAGAAGAGGGCCATGATAGGCAACCACATTAGGGTGGCACATAAGGGGGGTAGCGACTGTTTACTACAAAACACAGGGCTCTGCGAAGATCAAGGCGACGTATAAGGCCTGACGCCTGCCCGGTGCTGGAAGGTTAAGAGGAGGAGTGCAGGTCTGGAATTGAAGTCCCGGTAAACGGCGAGCCAGACTCGTAACGGTCCCTGGTAGCGAAATTCCTTGTCGGGTAAAGTTCTGACCCGCACGAATGGCGTAACTTGATTTCCCACTGTCTCCAGCATCAACTCAGCAAATCTGATTCTCAGTGAAGACTGCGAAGTTTACCGCAGTTAGACGGAAAGACCCCGTGCACCTTTACTGTAGCTATGAGCTGGGTTTAGAACGTCGTAAGACAGTTCGGTCCCTATCTGCCGTGGGTGTAGGAGATTTGAGAGGATCTGTCCTTCAGTACGGGGGAGGACCGGGATGGACGTACCTCTGGTGTACCGGTTGTCGCGCCAGCGGCATAGCCGGGTAAGCTAAGTACGGAAGGGATAACCGCTGAAAGCATCTAAGCGGGAAACCACCTAAATAAGTTCCCTTCGAAGGCCGTGAAGGGCCACCACGTTGATAGGCCGGAAGTGGAAGTGCCGCAAGGCATGAAGCTAACTGGTACTAATCGCCCCATTGGTTTATCGCATCTTGCGCCGATCCGTGCACAGATCAAACTCCCTGTTGGATCAAAGAAAACAGCTACACGGATACCCAACTTATCTGTTCTGCAATCTCACGCATGATGTGTTGACGAAACCTGGTGAATATAAGGAGATTTACTACCTGATCCCATCCCGAACTCGGCCGTAAAAACCTCCGCGCCCATGGTACCGTGTCTTAAGGCACGGGAGAGTCGGTCAGCCAGGTCCCGGTCAAGACATCATATCCTCCCTCACCTCCATATAATCCCCACAACACCCCAACACACATACCTCTAACGCAGTGGAGTGTTCGGTAGCTCGTCAGGCTCATAACCTGAAGGCCAGAGGTCCAAATCCTGCCCCGCAACCATCCATCCCTTTCAATTCATTAACTTGTTATTAATAAGTTGTTGGCTGCTACTCAGCAATCAAATTTATTTAAACCTAGAAATTAAATCATTTAATATAACTCTTGGCTCAAAAAAGAAACTATTGTTCAAATGTTGATAATTTTTTTAGGTGTAATATCCCCCTAATTCTTGGTTATATCAAGAAACTTTAGGTGCAAGTGTATTTCTACAAGTTACAATAAATAGAAAAATGTTAGAATTGCTGAGTAGGTAATGATATCACAAAATATTCTGACTATAAAGCTTTCATTTTCCGTTTCTATTAAGTCCGTTATATCTTAACAGAAAGTTATCTTACAAAAACGAAAGAGACGAGTGCGGGAATTACCAGGGGTGGGAAACTTGAACTGAAGGAGAGTCCTGAAAGCTGCGTGGTTAGAGAAGCCTCTTTGAAGAATTCAGCATTTCAGTTGAAGTTGATAGTATTATTGATAGCTGGCTTTATGTTGTTTCACCTAATGCTGAAGTTGTTATTATAACCTTACCTCTGCAAGACAGTAGGAAAATCGTTCTTCGACGGTCAGTCATGAGCATAAGGAAGTAAAACTTTTCAGTATACAAGTAGCTCCCGGTCTTTTATGCCTGATGGATATAAGCGGTCTATAGCTAATAGTTATAGAGCTATAAAATGTTAGAGAACTATAAAACAATATATGCTAATGTTGATGAAGTAGGGAGAAACACCCAAAATGAATCACTTCTTAATATTAAGTCAATTGATAAAAACTTTGAAAGCTCAAAACGATTGGTGAATTAAAGGTGATAATGTTTAACTATTAGGAATTTCCATCCTCTTGCAGCCATGGAGAAAGGGCCTCTTTTCTATAACCTTCATAACTCACTAGGCTTCTTCAGAGATATGAGAATTTAAACAATCCATGGTTTAGATTACGCTAATTTCCCTACACACTCATACTGCTTTTTCCCGCGCTCATATTTTGAATTTGCTGATAGGTTACGCCTATCATGTCGCCCAAAGCTTTTGGGTAAGGGCCATGCTGGCGGCGCAGGGTGCGGATGAGAATGCCAATTTGTTGATTGATCTGTTGTTCATAATCAGCCATTGCCTGTTATTGCTGAAATCAAGGCTCGAAGAAATCTCGTTGCTGTCCTGATGGTTGATAGCACACTTTATTCCTATGATTTTATCATATTTACATGTTAAAATAATAAATTACCGTTATTTTACATTGAAAATGAGAAAATGTAAAATACGCTACTTGCTATTCTGACAAAAGAATGGCAGGTTATCATGAACAATCAAAAAGCAAAAGCTAACCACCAATATCTGCGGCCACGCATTAAAGTGGCGCGGGTTGAAGCAAAAATGAATCAACTGGAATTAGCTACCTTGCTGAATACGGATTATAATTTAGTAGTTGATCAAACGGTATTTCTATAATGGAAAAGGGAAAGCGGTTTGTGAAGAGATTATGAAATAATCATCCTGGCTAAGGCCCTGAACAAACACCCCATGTGGCTGTTGTTCGGCGACCAAATCCCCCCGGAATTTCAGTAATTTAATGCCTCGGCTAGAGTTATTTTGAAAGCAGTTGTTATCTGTATATAAATCTTTGGCTTACCTCTGTCTGTTGTTTTCATGTTGATAAAGAAGGTTTTCAATCGTTTATTGATCACATATAATAGCTGAAGACACAGTCGCGATGAACAAGAACACTATCACGAATAGGGAAGAAAAATTATGGATAACACCCATAAAAAAATGAATGAAACCTCAAAAGCTGCCAAAGCAAGTAAATTGCAAACCCTTACCCTCAGCCGTATTGTCAATGCTTCGCGCGATAAAGTCTTCAAGGCCTGGACAGAACCCAGCCAGATCATGCGTTGGTGGCGGCCAAAGGGTTTTACCTGCCCCAGCTGTAAAGTTGATTTGCGGGTGGGTGGAACTTTTCTTTATTGCATGCGCTCCCCTGAGGGTAAAGATTTTTGGGGGAGGGGGATATACCAGGAAATTGTCCCCGGGCAAAAGCTGGTTTATATGGATAGTTTTGCGGATGAAAAAGGCAATCAAATTTCCCCAAGCACCCATGGCTTAAGTGCCGAATGGCCAGCCGAATCACGAATTACCGTGACCTTTGCGGATGAAAACAATAAAACGAAGGTAACCTTACAGCATGCTGATCTACCCGATAGTGCCGAGAGTGACATGTGCAAAACGGGCTGGAGTGAAATGCTAGACCAATTAGTTGAAAATTTTTTAAAACCTTCCAGGTAATGCTTCAATGCCTTTTATCTCAAAAATCATCATATATCCCTTTAAATCCCTGCCAGGAATTGAAGTATCTGCCGCTCGGTTCACTGCGGCGGGCAGCTTGCAAGGCGACCGGGAATTTGCGTTCGAATCACCGGATGGCAGAGTCGTCAATGCCAAACGCCTAGCTGAAATTCACAAAATCCGGGCTGAATATAATTTGCCCAAGCGCACCATCACGCTGTGGTCTGAAGCAACGCCCAGAAAAGAAACTTTCACTTTTGATCACCAGCGTGAGGAATTGAGCGCCTGGGTTTCCAAGCAGCTTGATATTCCAGGCCTTCATCTCAAACAAAATTCTGTCATTGGTTTTCCTGATGATATCAAATCACCTGGGCCAACGATTGTGGCAAAAGCCACACTGGAGGCTGCTGGCCAGTATTTTGACCCACCGATCAATGGAGAAGAAATGGGTTTGCGGATGCGTCCGAATGTTATCGTTGAAGGGGTTGATGCCTATTGGGAGGATACCCTTTACGGTCAAGAAGGAGGGGGTGGCCTGTTAACTTTAGGTTAGGCGGATGTGGTGGTCACGGTGCCATGCCAGCGCTGCGTTGTGCCAACCCGCAATCCCCAAACCGGCAATCCTACCCCGCAGTTTATGAAAAGATTCATGGAAAGAAGGCGTGCTACTTTGCCAAGGCATTTACAGCAAGATCCCCGTTTTGAAAAAAATTCCTACCGGTTAACCGTGAATGTTTTGGGTCCGAACGGCGGCATAATCAAGGTAGGTGATGTGGTGAAAGCGGGTGTTGAAATTAAACTAGGTGATTTTCAGGGCAAAACCTCAACTGCCTTAAAAAGCCTGGGTTCTGCTATTTAGTTAAAATTTCCTTTGTCACATTTGCATAGAGGCCCATTTTTATCTTTCATTGTGTGGATGTTTCCTCGATTCATACTTGTGCTGCACTGCAAAAAACCGTATAACAATGGTATGGCAAACACCAGCGGATGGAGGATAACATGCAACCCGTGCGTCTCATTGATTTGGTTTTTCCGGGTGATACCAATCATCACGGCACTTTATTCGGGGGCATTGGGCTTGCAAATATGGACAAAATTGCCTTCATTGCGGCAACCCAACATGGGCGGGTGAAGTTTGTTACCGCTTCAGCCGAGCGCATTGATTTTCGCGCTGCGGCCAATGTTGGCGAAATTATCGAATTTACCGGCCAGGTCATACGGGTGGGGAAAAGGTCATTAAGTGTTGAGGTTTCGATGACGGCGGAGGTTTTACTGACTGGCGAACAGCGATTATGTACGCGCGGCGTTTTTAATATGGTTGCCGTGGGGGTTGCCGATGATTATCAGTTACCGCCCTTGCCTAAAACAAAATCAGCCAGTCATTCTCAGGAAGTTCGGATGGTTGAAATGGTCTTTCCCAATCGCACCAGCCATCATGGAAATTTATTAGGAGGGCAGGCATTAGCGGCCATGACCAAAGCTGCTTTTATTACGGCCACCCGTCAGCGCCGACAGGCAGTTGTATTAGGCTCAACGAAAGATGTTGATTTTCAGAGGCAAGTTCCAAGCGGAGCAATTATGGATTTATCGAGTAAAATCCTTGAGGTTACGGAACGTTCCACAACGGTAGCGGTCACATTAATGGCCGAGAATTTATTCAGCGGCGAAAGATATATAGCAGGGGCGGGTCATTTCGTTATGGTTTCACCGCGAATAGCAAAAGAATAATTGATCACTTGATCCAATATCCCGCGCGGGGATCACGTTGGCAAAGAAAGTTCTTAAGGAGTTGATTTATTGAATGGAAATAACCGACGTGCGTTATGACGAGCAAGACACGCATAAATCGCGCATTTCTTGGGGCGCTTCCTGGGCAAATTTTTCCATTCCCGCATGCTCGGCATACGGGTTTTTGAATATTTTCATCAAATCATCAATCACGGTATAATCCTGATGGTCTTCGGCGGCGCGAATGGCGGTTTCCGCCACCCAATTCCTTAAGATATATTTGGGGTTTATTTTTTTCATTCTAGCTTGATAACCCGGCGCTTCCTGCCGCATGCGGTTCAAATATAAACTTAACCAATCTTGAACCAGGGTCTTATCCTGAAACAAGGCCCTAAAACCCGCATTATCCTGACCCGCAACTACCCCACTTAATGCACGAAAAGCCTTGGTATAATCCGCTTTGTGTTTGGCCATTAAATCGAGAAGCTTTATCCAAATTTCCTGGTCATGTGCATTGGGTTTGGTTATCCCCAATTTAGCCGTCATCAATTCCTGATAGAACGAATTATACTCGGTGGGGAATGTGGCTAAAATATCCCGCGCCATTTGCTCGGGGATCAGCGATTGCAATACATAACCCAGCACCTGTAAATTCCAGTAAGCAACCGCTGGCTGCTGGTCAAAAGCATAACGCCCGGTTGGATCAGAATGGTTGCAAATAAAATGCGGATCATAGGCTTCCATAAAACCGAACGGCCCGTAATCAAGCGTTAAGCCAAGGATCGACATATTATCGGTATTCATGACCCCGTGGGCAAAGCCCACCGCCTGCCACTGCGCCATCAGCCGCGCCGTGCGTTTGACAATTTCGGCAAACCAGTCTTGATAGGATAATCCATTAAAATACAGTTGGATAACGTGGTCAGCCAATAATTTGATCAGATCAGGTCGTTTGTGCGAGAAGAAATGTTCGAAATGGCCAAAGCGGATATGCGAGGGTGACAGGCGGGTTAGAATAGCGCCGGGTTCCCATTTTTCCCGCGCCACTTGCTCACCGCTGCCGATAATGCACAGGGAACGGGTGGTAGGAATGCCCAGGCCCTGCATGGCCTCACCACATAAATACTCGCGGATGCACGAGCGCAATACTGCTCGACCATCACCCATACGGGAATAGGGGGTTTGCCCCGATCCTTTGAGGTGCATATCCCATAATGGGTTATTTTTCCCCCGAACTTGGCCCAGCAATAGAGCCCGCCCATCTCCCAATTGCCCTGCCCACACGCCGAACTGATGGCCAGAATAAACCATCGCCACGGGCTTGGAACCCAACAAATTTTTGTTCCCGGAAAAATAAGCAGGAAAATCAGAATCCTGTGTTGATTGGGGATCAAGGCCAATCTCTTCAGCCATATCTTGATTCAAGTGGATGAGGAAAGGGGATTTTGCAAACCCCTCTGCTGCCATTGATGTATAAAAATCAGTGGGCAAAGTTGCAAAGCGATTGTCAAAAATTAATCCATAATTTGTGGTCATAGCCTTATTATAGGCGAAATCCTTGCCTTTTCAAGGGGGGTAGCACTTGCCAATCGACAATCAAAGTAAGGTTACTTAAAATATCATTCTTTAAGAATATTTGAGGAATTAAGATAAATTTGGGGGTGATATGATCCATTGCGCCTGTTTGCTGGCGGAAAAAGATAATAGCTTATTATTGGTCAGGGTTCGCAACCATAAACTTTGGTATTTGCCTGGGGGGAAGATTGAACATGAGGAATTGCCCAAAAAAACGCTTATCCGTGAGCTTGCGGAGGAGCTAGGGATTACGGTTCCGATCGAATCCTTAACTTATGTTACAACTGTTATTGGCCCAAGTCATGATGGCAAAGATCAGGTGACACTGATCTGTTTTGCCGGGGATATCCCCAATTCCTTCAAACCCTCGGCTGAAATTACTGAGGCCGCCTGGATTAACAAAGATCAGCGCGAATTGATGGCCCCGGCTGTTCAATTATTGGTAGCAGGTAGGGGGTAAAAACAGCATATGAAATCAGTTGCGGCAGGTTGGGATTGGGTTTGTAGCCAATTCGGCATCAGCCTTTTTTAACAAGGCAGTAAATGTAATGGAAAGGGGTTTCCCTGCCAGCAAGCGTTTGCGGGAAACAGCTGGCCTGATAACCTGCTTCCACAGCCCTTTCCAGAAAATGCGCTGATTCAAAACTTGACCATAGCAGCACTTGCCCATTTGTGGCCAAGCCATTCCACAGGGCTTGCAACCCTTGGGGGCTGTACAAAAAATGGTTGCTGTTTTGGGACAAGGCCTGTGGGCCGTTATCAACATCCAGGATAATCATATCATAGCGTGTGCCAGATTGGATCATGGCCGCCACATCGGCGTGGTGCAGGGTCACATTGCCGGGCAATTCTTCAAAAAATTGTGTTTGCAGATATTGCCGGTACCATCCCATGACAGCTGCGGAAATTTCGGCCACCTCTATTCTGCCCCGGGTACCCAGATTTTGGGCAATGCGCCCAAGGGTATAGCCCAACCCCAGCCCACCCAGCAAGATATGGGGGTGGGGGTTGTTGCACAAAGAAACGGCCATTTCCCCCAACCTATCTTCCGATTCGTGGTTATAGCCATTCATCAGCTCCAGCCCGTCCACCCGGATCATGTACCGGCCATCCCGGTGATACAGGTCGAATTGGTGTGAGGCAACGGTTGCGGTATCTAAATGGGTCCAGGCCATAAAATCTGCTCGATAAATGATAAAAACAGGGATAGACTAGCATGAAGCAAAGATTTGCTAAAGGAAATGTAATTTTTACGGGATCTATCAAACTTATTCATCAAGGGGGAAGAAAAATGAAAATCGGGATTGTTGGCTGTGGGAATGTGGGTTCAGCCGCCGCCTATGCCTGTGTTTTGCGGGGGGTGGGAACAGAATTAGTATTGGTGGATAAAAACCACGCCTTGGCCCAAGCCCAGGCCGAGGATATTTTCCACGCCACCCCCTTTGCCGCCCCCATTCCTATCCACGCTGGATCATATGAAGAATTGGCAGGGGCCGCCATCGTGATGATCGCTGCGGGTGTTAATCAACAACCCCATGAAAGCAGGCTTGATCTTTTAAAAGGCAATGCTGAGGTTTTTGCGGATATCATCCCCAAAATTCGGGCGGCGGCCCCGCATGCTATCCTCGTTAATGCGACCAATCCCGTTGATGTCATGACCCATCTGATCGACCATTTTGGCAAGGACCAGACGAAGGGGCGGGTGATTGGTTCCGGCACCATCCTGGATACCGCCCGTTTTCGGGCTTTGTTAGGACAGCATTTGGGGGTTTCACCCCACTCTATTCAGGCTTATGTGTTGGGGGAACATGGTGATTCCGAGGTATTGCATTGGTCGGGGGCGACCGTTGCAAACATGCCGCTAGTTGATATGGCGGCCCAGGTGGCAGCCCCGATCACGCAAAACCTGCGCGCGCAGATTGATGAGCGGGTTCGCCGCGCCGCTTACCGCATTATTCAGGGCAAGGGGGCCACTTGGTATGGGATTGGCGCTGGCATGGCCCGCATCGCCCAAGCCATTTTACAAGATGAGCACGCGGTTTTAACCTGCTGCGTGCGCTTGCCGGAGGTTGAGGGGATTACAGATGTAACCCTTTCCTTACCCCATATTGTGGCAGGGCAAGGGGTGCGGCAAACCCTATACCCGCTTTTGGATAAAACCGAACGCCATCAGTTACGCCGTAGTGCCGAAATATTGAAACAAGCGATCCAGACAATAGGTTTGTAGGGCTGTACGGGATATAAAAACCACGCTCTGAATCCTGATGAACTAATTATCCGGTGATAGCGAAATAGAAAAACCCCCATTCAACCTCAATGTTGATGACGGTGGTGGGTGTCTGGGAAATGTGGGTGGGTATGTATCAGCGGCTCATGACGGTGCTGGTGGCGATGCTTGTTTGTTGGGGATATTGCCGGATGCTTATGGGAATGATGTTCATCATGACTATGCTCATGTTCATGATCCAGCATTTCGTGGATATGTTCATGCCTATGCTGCTCCGTTAAATGTAACCATATGCCTAACGCCATGAGGGTACCAGAGATCGCTATCCTGATACTCAGCGGTTCTCCGAGGAGGGGGATTGCCAAGGCTGCGCCAAAAAACGGCGCAACGGAAAAATAAGCGACCGTTCGGGCGGTGCCGAGATGGCGTAAGCCCACAATAAATAAAGAGAGACTGATGCCATAAGCAAGCCAGCCAATAAACAGGGTTGCCATCATTGTCGTGAGAGGTGGCCAGGTTGCGCCCAATATAAAAGCGATCGTTACGTTTACACTACCTGCTATCAACCCTTTGATGGCAACAACCCAGGTGGTATCGGCCAATGATACCTTGCGCGTTAGATTATTATCGATGCCCCATGCCAGGCAAGCGCCCACAATAGCTAAAGCAGGCCATAGGGTTGAGAACTGAATCTGTTCAGGCCAGCTCAACAGGGTGGTGCCAGCAACGATGGTAATCATGCCGAAAATAATCCGCCGGTCAAAATTTTCCCGGAAAGCAAACCATGCCAGTAAGGTTGTAAATACGCCTTCCATATTCAATAAGAGGGACACCCCCGAAGCGGGCATCTTGCTCAGTCCAAACATAAGCAATACCGGAGCAACGATGCCGCCTGCAAGAATTGCCCCAATCAACCAAGGCCATTCACTGGCAGATAGTGTCCCCGCGCGCGCGCGACGCGCCAGGCGGTACAGCGAAAGCCCTATCCCCGATCCTAAATAAAACAAACCAGCCAATAACCAAGGATTTATATTTGATAATAACCATTTGGCCAGGGGAGTACTACTACCAAACAACAAAGCCGCTATCAAGGCAGCCAATACGCCCGGGTGGGTTAACCCATGTTTCCAGTTCATAATTGTCCAGCGTCTTCCAAAGTTTTGGGTGCATGTCTCCACCCATCTAAAACTATCTCATATCGCAACAGGGGTGGGTGTAACAAATTTCCTATGTAAGTGCCGATATAATGATCTCTCCGTCATTTTCTGAAGTGGCTAAAATAGTTAGGTTTGGATGAGGCCATCATGGTGCTTGATTACCCATTGGGTGATGCTGGGGTTCCTGCTGGATAATCTGGGCATATTGGCGGATGATTTGGGGTAATCCGGCCATCACGGCTTCTGACACAATCGCATGGCCAATGGATACCTCATCGGGTTGCACCGCCTGAACCAAGCGGGGCAGGTTTTCCGCATTCAAATCATGGCCCAGATGTACCCGCAAACCTTTTTGCCGGGCATCATTGGCCACGGCCACAATTTGGTTCAGTTGTTGCAAACGCTCTTTGCCGCTGCACAGGCTGTATTCCTGGGTGATAAGTTCAACCGCCTGGGCGCCCACCCGGATGGCCAATTCAACACCTGCAGTGTTGACATCGATAAACACCGACGTTTTGGTAAAAGTTTTTAGGAACTGCACCGTTTTTCGCAATAATTCTTCACCATCACGGTCTTGCCAACCGCGGGTACTAGTCAATTCGCCGGGGTCAGATGGCACGATGGTGAACTGATGAACAGCTGCTTCCTTAACAGCGGCCAGTAATTCAGGCCGTGGGTAACCCTCCACATTTAATTCGACCAACCCTTGGGCAATTTCGGGGATATTTTTCAAGGCCCGGATATCGCTTAAGCGGGCATGGCGTTCATCGGGGCGGGGATGAATGGTAATCCCCTGGGCCCCTGCGCGGATGACCAATTTTGCGGCCTCAATGAGGTCAGGAATATGATGGCCGCGCGAATTACGCAGTAAGGCAATTTTATTAATATTCACGCTAAAACGGCAGGATTTCTGGTTGGATAGGGAATGAACCATGGTAATAGGATTACGGATCCTTAAAGACATTGATAGGGTTGAAAATATACAAGAGTAACTATGGATGATTCGGCCGT includes these proteins:
- a CDS encoding MOSC N-terminal beta barrel domain-containing protein encodes the protein MPFISKIIIYPFKSLPGIEVSAARFTAAGSLQGDREFAFESPDGRVVNAKRLAEIHKIRAEYNLPKRTITLWSEATPRKETFTFDHQREELSAWVSKQLDIPGLHLKQNSVIGFPDDIKSPGPTIVAKATLEAAGQYFDPPINGEEMGLRMRPNVIVEGVDAYWEDTLYGQEGGGGLLTLG
- a CDS encoding DMT family transporter encodes the protein MNWKHGLTHPGVLAALIAALLFGSSTPLAKWLLSNINPWLLAGLFYLGSGIGLSLYRLARRARAGTLSASEWPWLIGAILAGGIVAPVLLMFGLSKMPASGVSLLLNMEGVFTTLLAWFAFRENFDRRIIFGMITIVAGTTLLSWPEQIQFSTLWPALAIVGACLAWGIDNNLTRKVSLADTTWVVAIKGLIAGSVNVTIAFILGATWPPLTTMMATLFIGWLAYGISLSLFIVGLRHLGTARTVAYFSVAPFFGAALAIPLLGEPLSIRIAISGTLMALGIWLHLTEQHRHEHIHEMLDHEHEHSHDEHHSHKHPAISPTNKHRHQHRHEPLIHTHPHFPDTHHRHQH
- a CDS encoding pyridoxine 5'-phosphate synthase, with amino-acid sequence MSLRIRNPITMVHSLSNQKSCRFSVNINKIALLRNSRGHHIPDLIEAAKLVIRAGAQGITIHPRPDERHARLSDIRALKNIPEIAQGLVELNVEGYPRPELLAAVKEAAVHQFTIVPSDPGELTSTRGWQDRDGEELLRKTVQFLKTFTKTSVFIDVNTAGVELAIRVGAQAVELITQEYSLCSGKERLQQLNQIVAVANDARQKGLRVHLGHDLNAENLPRLVQAVQPDEVSIGHAIVSEAVMAGLPQIIRQYAQIIQQEPQHHPMGNQAP
- a CDS encoding NUDIX domain-containing protein; amino-acid sequence: MIHCACLLAEKDNSLLLVRVRNHKLWYLPGGKIEHEELPKKTLIRELAEELGITVPIESLTYVTTVIGPSHDGKDQVTLICFAGDIPNSFKPSAEITEAAWINKDQRELMAPAVQLLVAGRG
- a CDS encoding L-lactate dehydrogenase — translated: MKIGIVGCGNVGSAAAYACVLRGVGTELVLVDKNHALAQAQAEDIFHATPFAAPIPIHAGSYEELAGAAIVMIAAGVNQQPHESRLDLLKGNAEVFADIIPKIRAAAPHAILVNATNPVDVMTHLIDHFGKDQTKGRVIGSGTILDTARFRALLGQHLGVSPHSIQAYVLGEHGDSEVLHWSGATVANMPLVDMAAQVAAPITQNLRAQIDERVRRAAYRIIQGKGATWYGIGAGMARIAQAILQDEHAVLTCCVRLPEVEGITDVTLSLPHIVAGQGVRQTLYPLLDKTERHQLRRSAEILKQAIQTIGL
- a CDS encoding YdiU family protein; translation: MTTNYGLIFDNRFATLPTDFYTSMAAEGFAKSPFLIHLNQDMAEEIGLDPQSTQDSDFPAYFSGNKNLLGSKPVAMVYSGHQFGVWAGQLGDGRALLLGQVRGKNNPLWDMHLKGSGQTPYSRMGDGRAVLRSCIREYLCGEAMQGLGIPTTRSLCIIGSGEQVAREKWEPGAILTRLSPSHIRFGHFEHFFSHKRPDLIKLLADHVIQLYFNGLSYQDWFAEIVKRTARLMAQWQAVGFAHGVMNTDNMSILGLTLDYGPFGFMEAYDPHFICNHSDPTGRYAFDQQPAVAYWNLQVLGYVLQSLIPEQMARDILATFPTEYNSFYQELMTAKLGITKPNAHDQEIWIKLLDLMAKHKADYTKAFRALSGVVAGQDNAGFRALFQDKTLVQDWLSLYLNRMRQEAPGYQARMKKINPKYILRNWVAETAIRAAEDHQDYTVIDDLMKIFKNPYAEHAGMEKFAQEAPQEMRDLCVSCSS
- a CDS encoding SRPBCC domain-containing protein, with amino-acid sequence MDNTHKKMNETSKAAKASKLQTLTLSRIVNASRDKVFKAWTEPSQIMRWWRPKGFTCPSCKVDLRVGGTFLYCMRSPEGKDFWGRGIYQEIVPGQKLVYMDSFADEKGNQISPSTHGLSAEWPAESRITVTFADENNKTKVTLQHADLPDSAESDMCKTGWSEMLDQLVENFLKPSR
- a CDS encoding acyl-CoA thioesterase codes for the protein MEDNMQPVRLIDLVFPGDTNHHGTLFGGIGLANMDKIAFIAATQHGRVKFVTASAERIDFRAAANVGEIIEFTGQVIRVGKRSLSVEVSMTAEVLLTGEQRLCTRGVFNMVAVGVADDYQLPPLPKTKSASHSQEVRMVEMVFPNRTSHHGNLLGGQALAAMTKAAFITATRQRRQAVVLGSTKDVDFQRQVPSGAIMDLSSKILEVTERSTTVAVTLMAENLFSGERYIAGAGHFVMVSPRIAKE